DNA from Phocoena phocoena chromosome 1, mPhoPho1.1, whole genome shotgun sequence:
AAAACAGGAAGGCCCTGGAAAAATCAACTGCTCCCCCACTGCAGCTGCAGCGTCGAGACTCACAGCCGCGGTCGTGGGCTCCCCCTTGTGCCCCGGCGCACACAGCGACCTGACTCACAAGGCTTTCCCCAGAGCCCACCatgtgtggggggcagggagacgaCTTTCATTCCACGACAGACACCGAAGGGCTGATTCCTCAGCCGACAGACCCCAGGGTAAATCCTAAGGCGCAGGTCTCAGCCCTCATCTTTTTTCCAGTTATACATTCTTCCCAAGGACGCACAAGAATCTAATCGCCACTGCttaaatgcctttatttctttcaaatcaAGCTGAAAAGGCAGAATAACAACTTGATTTTTTGGCTACTGGAGGAACAAAGTTTGGGGATTCTCAAGAAACGAAACGCAAGTGAccagtaaatatataaaaatttcataagaaataaaataaatgcaaattaaagcaacgaGACGCTATTTTTCCTACTAATAAAGTATCAACATATTCATTTAAGATAATAAATACCCAGTGTTAGGAACTGCTGGGGAGGAGGGTATAGCTGCACAGCCGTTCCGAGCTTTGCGCGTCGGTCAGCAGAGCCGCGCAGACGCACACACCCTGCAAGCCCGCTGCTGCTGACGCAGCCGGGGAAACAGTAGAAAAGCCTGGACAGATTCAGCCACAAGGTTGCACCTTATATCACATGGTTTAGGAGAGGCTGGAGACAATCTAACAGTGGACTGTGAAATAAATTACAGTACAGAAATACAACGGCGGAGATGGACGTCACCTACGGGGCAAGTCAGTATTTtgttaaatggaaaaagcaaGTTATGAGAGTACCACGTGATCTCATATTTGTTTTACAAACCCTACGTTTATTTATACGGTACATACTGAAAAACACTGAGTAGAACATAACACCACACTACCGTCGGCAATCTCTGCATGGTGAAAATATGAAtgattagaaacatttttatacccacttttttttttaacatctttgttggggtataattgctttacaatggtgtgttagtttctgccctacaacaaagtgaatcagctatacgtatacacatatccccgtGTACCTACTTTTGTATTTACCTGCTATTTCTgtgattaaaaaaggaaagaaaagtcaaagtctaatttaaaaaacaccttGCCCAGGTTTTGGCTCATGACATGAGGGGCCACATGTCCCCAGAGGCATCTACGTGGTTTTGTTCCTTCTGACCTGAGTGGATATTCTCACAGTTTTTCTGCAAATGCCATAATCATGGACATCTGACCATCCAGCTAGAAAACAGTTCTCTCATTTTCTACCAGAGCTTGTGAGGCTACGGCCGGGGACGGAAACCACCTTTCTAGAGGAGGAGGTTGGTGGCAAAACTGTGCCCAAGGCCCACACTTTAGTTGGGGGGCCCTTAGACCAAGttctggggagaaggagggaggaagcaacTGGAAAACAGGTCCGAAGGAATGCCTGTAAGGTCTCCACTTAGCCCTCATTTGCATTCTAGGTCTCCTGAGCCTTAGAGGCATGGAAGATGGGAGGATACCTGGAACCTGGTTTCACAGATTCCTTCTGAGATGGTGAGTCGTTTCAGAAGAGAAATGACAGAACTGAGAATCGTACTGAACATCAAACTGTCAGAGCAACCCCACAGCTACAAAGAGAGGCATGTGGATGCAAAGTCTGTACTCTGGGTTAGTCTAGAGATTCCAACTGAATCAGAAATCTGTGAGGACCACGCCCAGCGCATACAGTAATGATGCCACCATCCACTTAAGAAGTCTGTCCTAGGAGCAAAGAGAGAGTTATATGAGAGTTATATGAGTCCGCGTAAGACAAACCAATGAAGTCATGTATGATGTGGCAAAGGCCCGCCCCCTACGTCCTGCCCTCTCCGCTGACTCTAGGAgatcttgggaacacagccagggCTGAGTTTTCCTCGGGGTAGCTGACAGATGGGGTTGGAAATCTGACTTTCAGCTTCACAGGCTATATATAGCAGTGCGGAgctaatacaaagaaaaactacatCAAGATTTGAAGGGAAGAGTGGCTACACCCACCTTGACAATAAAGTCACTGTCAGCCTAGAGGAGAGGCCCCTAAATGTGGTCTTAGAGGCATGTCCAAAGGAATGTATTTCTGATTAGTGGTTTAAATACTGCAGTtgggaaatgtttttacttttagaaagaataaattacTGTAAATAAAGTTAGCCACACAACAGACGTCCGTGCACTTTCCTGAACGAGAAAAAGGCGGGTTTCAACCGTCAGCACCTCATGAGCACCATCCGTCACGTGTCATCACGGCTAAAAGGTTGCATAACTGCTCGGAGGGTGAGAGCCCCAGGGTACAGGACAGCAGGAGGCCGGGAGGGGAGCAGATCTGTGGAAGCGCCCCGTGTCCTAAACCCGGGGGGAAAGGGGGCTGAGCAAAGGCGGTAACGCCTGTGAACTAAGCAGGAGGCCGGCGCTGAGGCCGTGAGGAAGCACGTGGACGCGTGCTGGACGGGGCGGGCTGACGCCCATGACTGACGTTAGTGCAGAGAAGGCGACACGGCCGTCCTTGTGGGGAGTAGCTTTTATAGTGGGGGTGGAGCTGAGTCCCCTCCCCTCAGTCACTCATGGGAAACCCGTTCCAAGGCCACATAGAAACTGTTCTTGTCGTCCAGGCAGTGCCAGCCGATGGGGCCGATCTCGCAGTCTGCGCAGACCAGGAACTTGATGTTGCCCACGTCCTTGGTGAAGCCCACGTTCTCGAAAGTGAACATGTCCTCCACCAGCCAGTGGTCCTGCAGAAGGTCGCCCTCAGGGCTGCCGCCGTCGGCCAGCGCCGGCTTCTTCCTCATGGGCGGGAGGCAGAGCTGCGTGGACAGAACACAGCAGAGCCCTGCTCACTCCGCACGGCCGGCCCCCGAAGCTCCCCCAGCCCAGGCGCCCGGCAGTAAGCCCCAGGCTGCCCCGGTCCTCGCCCACCTCtcaggagaagggggagaggcgCTGCCTGGTTGCCGCGGTAACCGGGACGCCCTGGGTCCTCAGGACCAGCCGgttcctccccgcccccgctcccTCCAGGGCCAGCTCCTCCCGGACACTCGTCTCCCACGTGGCCCCCTCAGGGTTTCCCCCAACCCGACAACCTGCACGAGCTTCCCATGCTGCCCACTGCAT
Protein-coding regions in this window:
- the RABIF gene encoding guanine nucleotide exchange factor MSS4, which produces MEPAAPPSDLVSAEGRNRKAVLCQRCGSRVLQPGTALFSRRQLCLPPMRKKPALADGGSPEGDLLQDHWLVEDMFTFENVGFTKDVGNIKFLVCADCEIGPIGWHCLDDKNSFYVALERVSHE